The following are encoded in a window of Longimicrobium sp. genomic DNA:
- a CDS encoding non-ribosomal peptide synthetase — MHTASAVPLLQRHREDILPHAAPYAREASLPALFGEVAGAHPHLPALEWGDDTVSYGELDARANRLARRLQAVGVRPGGRVGVSLERSPALVTAMLAVLKAGASYVPLDLAYPAERRAFMRRDSRLAALVVERAADAGLEPGERVAIVALDEGDAATRDRGEAGAAAFGESEAYVVYTSGSTGTPKGIAITHRGVARLARGADYLRLGPGDRVSQLSNTSFDAATFEIWSTLLSGATLVWLPREVALHPAALAAAVRERGLTTVFLTTALFNAVARAEPAAFAPVTNLLFGGEAADPEAVRRVLAAGAPRRLLHMYGPAECTTFATWHRVREVPAGADTVPIGRAVAQTSAHVLDAAMDPAGDGELYVGGDGLAHGYVGRPALTAERFIPDPFSAEPGARLYRTGDRVRWTDGADGRECGSAPETREPERTRALAHSRTSVLEFVGRLDGQIKLRGWRVEPGEIETALRGHPDVADAVVLVREDEPGHRRLVGYAVPFPGASFGAGAGAALREWVGERLPEYLVPSAVVTLPVFPLTPNGKVDRAALPPPAAGRAGGTAPRTETEVELAAVWAEVLRVEHVYADDDFYDLGGHSLLAAQVAARVRDRLGVELSLRQVFDAPTLASLAAAVDAALQAEHDAELLRLLEHVDGLSDEEVAALLSEPAAGFPEP; from the coding sequence ATGCACACTGCGTCCGCCGTACCGCTCCTACAGCGCCACCGCGAGGACATCCTGCCCCACGCGGCCCCGTACGCGCGCGAAGCGTCGCTCCCCGCCCTCTTCGGCGAGGTGGCGGGCGCGCATCCCCACCTGCCGGCGCTGGAGTGGGGAGACGACACGGTGTCGTACGGCGAGCTCGACGCGCGCGCCAACCGGCTCGCGCGCCGGCTCCAGGCCGTGGGGGTGCGCCCCGGCGGCCGGGTGGGGGTGTCGCTGGAGCGCTCGCCCGCGCTGGTGACTGCGATGCTGGCGGTGCTCAAGGCCGGCGCGTCGTACGTTCCCCTCGACCTGGCCTATCCCGCCGAGCGGCGCGCCTTCATGCGGCGCGATTCGCGGCTGGCGGCGCTCGTCGTCGAGCGCGCGGCCGACGCGGGGCTGGAGCCGGGCGAGCGGGTGGCCATCGTGGCGCTGGACGAGGGCGACGCCGCCACGCGCGATCGCGGCGAGGCCGGCGCGGCGGCGTTCGGCGAGAGCGAGGCGTACGTGGTGTACACCTCGGGCTCCACCGGCACGCCCAAGGGGATCGCGATCACCCACCGCGGGGTGGCGCGGCTGGCGCGCGGGGCCGACTACCTGCGCCTGGGCCCGGGCGACCGCGTGTCGCAGCTCTCCAACACCTCCTTCGACGCGGCCACCTTCGAGATCTGGAGCACGCTGCTGAGCGGCGCCACCCTGGTCTGGCTGCCGCGCGAGGTGGCGCTGCACCCCGCGGCGCTGGCCGCGGCGGTGCGCGAGCGGGGGCTGACCACGGTGTTCCTGACCACCGCGCTGTTCAACGCGGTGGCGCGCGCGGAGCCCGCGGCCTTCGCGCCGGTGACGAACCTGTTGTTCGGCGGCGAGGCGGCGGACCCCGAGGCGGTGCGGCGGGTGCTGGCCGCGGGCGCGCCCCGGCGCCTGCTGCACATGTACGGCCCCGCCGAGTGCACCACCTTCGCCACCTGGCACCGGGTGCGCGAGGTGCCCGCCGGCGCCGACACGGTGCCGATCGGCCGCGCGGTGGCGCAGACCAGCGCCCACGTGCTGGACGCGGCGATGGATCCCGCCGGCGACGGCGAGCTGTACGTGGGCGGCGACGGCCTGGCGCACGGCTACGTGGGCCGCCCCGCGCTCACCGCCGAGCGCTTCATCCCCGACCCCTTCTCCGCCGAGCCCGGCGCGCGCCTCTACCGCACGGGCGACCGGGTGCGGTGGACGGACGGTGCGGACGGGCGCGAGTGCGGAAGTGCGCCGGAGACTCGCGAGCCCGAACGCACTCGCGCACTCGCGCACTCACGCACTTCGGTCCTGGAGTTCGTCGGCCGGCTGGACGGGCAGATCAAGCTGCGCGGCTGGCGGGTGGAGCCGGGCGAGATCGAGACGGCGCTGCGCGGCCACCCCGACGTGGCCGACGCGGTGGTGCTGGTGCGCGAGGACGAGCCGGGGCACCGCCGGCTGGTGGGGTACGCCGTTCCCTTCCCCGGCGCGTCGTTCGGCGCGGGGGCGGGCGCGGCGCTGCGGGAGTGGGTGGGCGAGCGGCTGCCGGAGTACCTGGTGCCCTCGGCCGTGGTGACGCTCCCCGTCTTCCCCCTGACACCGAATGGCAAGGTGGACCGTGCCGCGCTTCCCCCGCCCGCCGCCGGGCGCGCGGGAGGGACGGCGCCGCGGACGGAGACGGAGGTGGAGCTGGCCGCCGTCTGGGCCGAGGTGCTGCGGGTGGAGCACGTGTACGCCGACGACGACTTCTACGACCTGGGCGGGCACTCGCTGCTGGCCGCGCAGGTGGCGGCGCGGGTGCGCGACCGGCTGGGCGTGGAGCTGTCGCTGCGGCAGGTGTTCGACGCGCCCACGCTGGCCTCCCTGGCCGCCGCCGTCGACGCGGCGCTGCAGGCGGAGCACGACGCCGAGCTCCTGCGCCTGCTGGAGCACGTGGACGGGCTCTCCGACGAGGAGGTGGCGGCGCTGCTGTCCGAGCCGGCGGCGGGGTTCCCGGAGCCGTGA
- a CDS encoding ABC transporter ATP-binding protein: MPPKPPTETPALRDAFRQFGRLLRLTRRYWGALGKGLALSMVLSALGLAVPYLGKLLIDEVYPSGNLSLMRLLVLGILGVSAGSAVLAAIRFYFTTYVTAHLANATSLLFFNHLQHLRVRFFDEHRVGEIASRFGDVRGLLNMVARSFETVFVNGAYLLLVPPFMFLLQWKLAVVSLISIPVTVAVTAASGRLLRKYWKKSAEAYADLSALQVEALSHIRTIKTLAAEHHVYTRASGAIQGALQVQLRAAGYSQLFGSLNAVVAALGTAVFTGFAWMLILRQEMTLGDYVAFAAYVGYLTTPLTQITSLFSDFQQSAVSLGRMFEYLDMAPEQDPAQAYAPPPPVRTAVAGDIRMRGVSFGYAPGKEVLHGVDVRFPRGMVTSIVGPSGAGKSSLLRLIMRLEEPDAGEVEMDGAPISALTLADLRRQVAAVWQEVTLLQGTLWDNLTLGVGDPSRTRVDEAVRLCRLDALVRDLPRGYDTNVAEWGATLSGGQRQRVALARAIVRDTPVLLLDEATSNVDMQTETEILRDLFARMEGKTVVFVTHRVSTAALADQIVVVEAGRVAAVGPHTELIDASETYRRLHGAGGEDVRRLRAVPQPT; the protein is encoded by the coding sequence ATGCCGCCCAAGCCCCCCACAGAGACGCCGGCGCTCCGCGACGCCTTCCGGCAGTTCGGGCGGCTGCTGCGGCTCACCCGCCGCTACTGGGGCGCGCTGGGGAAGGGGCTGGCGCTGTCGATGGTGCTGAGCGCGCTGGGGCTGGCCGTGCCCTACCTCGGCAAGCTGCTGATCGACGAGGTGTATCCCAGCGGCAACCTGTCGCTGATGCGGCTGCTGGTGCTGGGGATCCTGGGGGTGAGCGCGGGGTCGGCGGTGCTGGCCGCCATCCGCTTCTACTTCACCACCTACGTCACCGCGCACCTGGCCAACGCCACCTCGCTCCTCTTCTTCAACCACCTGCAGCACCTGCGCGTGCGCTTCTTCGACGAGCACCGCGTGGGCGAGATCGCCAGCCGCTTCGGCGACGTGCGCGGGCTGCTGAACATGGTGGCCAGGTCGTTCGAGACGGTGTTCGTGAACGGCGCCTACCTGCTGCTGGTGCCCCCGTTCATGTTCCTGCTGCAGTGGAAGCTGGCGGTGGTCAGCCTGATCAGCATCCCGGTGACCGTGGCCGTCACCGCGGCCAGCGGGCGGCTGCTGCGCAAGTACTGGAAGAAGAGCGCGGAGGCGTACGCCGACCTCTCGGCGCTGCAGGTGGAGGCGCTCAGCCACATCCGCACGATCAAGACGCTGGCGGCCGAGCACCACGTCTACACCCGGGCCAGCGGCGCCATCCAGGGCGCCCTGCAGGTGCAGCTCCGGGCCGCGGGCTACTCGCAGCTCTTCGGCTCGCTGAACGCCGTGGTGGCCGCGCTGGGCACGGCGGTGTTCACGGGGTTCGCGTGGATGCTCATCCTGCGGCAGGAGATGACGCTGGGCGACTACGTGGCCTTCGCGGCCTACGTGGGGTACCTGACCACGCCCCTCACCCAGATCACCAGCCTGTTCAGCGACTTCCAGCAGAGCGCGGTGAGCCTGGGGCGCATGTTCGAGTACCTGGACATGGCGCCCGAGCAGGACCCCGCGCAGGCGTACGCGCCTCCGCCGCCGGTGCGGACGGCGGTCGCCGGCGACATCCGCATGCGCGGCGTGTCCTTCGGCTACGCGCCGGGGAAGGAGGTGCTGCACGGGGTGGACGTGCGCTTCCCACGCGGGATGGTCACCTCCATCGTGGGCCCCAGCGGCGCGGGAAAGAGCTCGCTGCTGCGGCTGATCATGCGGCTGGAGGAGCCCGACGCGGGCGAGGTGGAGATGGACGGCGCGCCGATCTCCGCCCTGACCCTGGCCGACCTGCGCCGCCAGGTGGCGGCGGTGTGGCAGGAGGTCACGCTGCTGCAGGGCACGCTCTGGGACAACCTGACGCTGGGCGTGGGCGATCCCTCGCGCACGCGGGTGGACGAGGCCGTGCGGCTGTGCCGGCTGGACGCGCTGGTGCGCGACCTTCCCCGCGGCTACGACACGAACGTGGCCGAGTGGGGCGCCACCCTGTCGGGCGGACAGCGGCAGCGGGTGGCGCTGGCGCGCGCGATCGTCCGCGACACCCCGGTGCTGCTGCTCGACGAGGCCACCTCGAACGTCGACATGCAGACCGAGACCGAGATCCTGCGCGACCTGTTCGCGCGGATGGAGGGGAAGACGGTGGTGTTCGTGACCCACCGCGTGTCGACGGCCGCGCTGGCCGACCAGATCGTGGTGGTGGAGGCGGGGCGCGTGGCGGCGGTGGGCCCGCACACGGAGCTGATCGACGCGAGCGAGACGTACCGCCGGCTGCACGGCGCCGGGGGAGAGGACGTGCGCCGCCTGCGCGCCGTCCCGCAACCGACGTGA